A stretch of the Bacillus anthracis str. Vollum genome encodes the following:
- a CDS encoding type II toxin-antitoxin system SpoIISA family toxin produces the protein MISNIRIGLFILAIVFLVLVFFYWRNEELYEEKKQRIRKTWYGLFIVSVTVYFMIKGIDLTLWKNLLMFTAMVIFVDIAFILTPNISEIWGAKFSDIGKTVQSIKRSLIASKARGEIYTTIIQNVNPAVFGTMEWHTEEEYTKSLNAFLDSYGEKIGAKIVVFEAAKELNTNFRGIRSQFSTIIPLEYIEQLNEQRAVQVENVGIIPAKIVSDVFIVIDGKKNNLQDRDFENVYNLTIHHSYFSK, from the coding sequence GTGATCTCTAACATTCGAATCGGCTTATTTATTTTAGCAATCGTTTTTCTAGTTCTTGTTTTCTTTTACTGGAGAAATGAAGAATTGTATGAGGAGAAGAAGCAACGAATTAGAAAGACTTGGTATGGGTTGTTTATAGTATCAGTCACCGTGTATTTCATGATAAAAGGAATCGATTTAACCCTCTGGAAAAATCTTTTAATGTTCACTGCAATGGTTATTTTCGTTGATATTGCATTTATTTTAACACCTAATATTTCAGAAATATGGGGAGCGAAATTTAGCGATATCGGCAAGACGGTTCAATCGATAAAACGGTCATTAATTGCTTCTAAAGCAAGAGGAGAAATATACACAACAATCATTCAAAATGTCAATCCAGCAGTGTTCGGTACGATGGAATGGCATACGGAGGAAGAATATACAAAAAGCTTAAACGCATTTTTAGATTCGTATGGGGAAAAGATTGGAGCAAAAATTGTTGTATTTGAAGCGGCAAAGGAATTAAATACAAACTTTCGTGGTATCCGTTCTCAATTTAGTACGATTATTCCGTTAGAGTACATTGAGCAATTGAATGAGCAGAGAGCAGTACAAGTAGAAAATGTCGGAATTATACCAGCAAAAATAGTGAGTGATGTTTTCATTGTTATTGATGGGAAGAAAAATAACCTGCAAGATCGAGATTTTGAAAATGTATATAATTTAACAATACATCATAGTTATTTTAGTAAATAA
- the gpmA gene encoding 2,3-diphosphoglycerate-dependent phosphoglycerate mutase, which produces MIKLVLIRHGQSLWNLENRFTGWTDVDLSENGLSEAREAGAILKKNGYTFDVAYTSVLKRAIRTLWIVLHEMDLAWVPVHKCWKLNERHYGALQGLNKDETAKKYGEEQVHIWRRSIDVRPPALTEDDPRYEMNDLRYKALKKGEFPLTECLVDTEKRVLDYWHSEIAPKLKNGNKVIISSHGNTIRSLVKYLDNLSSDGVVSLNIPTSIPLVYELDENLRPIRHYYLSMDGEVPEGEIPKHITF; this is translated from the coding sequence ATGATAAAACTTGTACTTATTCGTCACGGACAAAGTTTATGGAATCTTGAAAATCGTTTTACTGGTTGGACTGATGTAGATTTATCAGAGAATGGATTAAGTGAAGCGAGAGAAGCAGGAGCGATATTAAAGAAAAATGGATATACTTTTGATGTAGCTTATACATCTGTATTAAAACGAGCAATTCGGACGTTATGGATTGTACTTCATGAGATGGACCTTGCATGGGTGCCAGTACATAAATGTTGGAAGTTAAATGAAAGACATTACGGTGCATTGCAAGGGTTGAATAAAGATGAAACTGCGAAAAAATATGGTGAGGAGCAAGTTCATATTTGGAGAAGAAGTATTGATGTAAGACCACCTGCTCTTACTGAGGATGATCCCAGGTATGAAATGAATGATCTAAGATATAAAGCACTGAAAAAAGGTGAGTTTCCATTGACAGAATGTTTAGTGGATACGGAGAAAAGAGTACTTGATTATTGGCATTCAGAAATTGCGCCGAAATTAAAGAATGGTAACAAAGTAATCATTTCATCACATGGTAACACAATTCGCTCGCTAGTAAAATATTTAGATAATCTTTCAAGCGATGGTGTTGTTTCACTAAATATTCCAACGAGTATTCCGCTCGTGTATGAATTAGACGAAAATTTACGTCCGATTCGCCATTATTACTTAAGTATGGATGGAGAAGTACCTGAAGGAGAAATTCCGAAACATATTACTTTTTAA
- a CDS encoding alpha-keto acid decarboxylase family protein, with the protein MIHLKTQYTVSTYLLDRLSELGIEHIFGIPGDYNLAFLDYVLAHKNLEWIGNCNELNAAYAADGYARIKGIAALITTFGVGELSAINGIAGSYAENVPVIKITGTPPTTVMENGELVHHTLGDGKFNHFSKMYREITIAQTNLTPEHAVEEIDRVLRACWNEKRPVHINLPIDVYNKPINRPAEPILHKPILSNKETLDKMLLHAISKINSAKKPIILADFEVDRFHAKEYLYQFVEKTGFPIATLSMGKGIFPEKHPQFIGVYVGDVSPPYLRKRIDESDCIISIGVKLTDTITGGFTQGFTKEQVIEIHPYTVKITDKKYGPVVMKDVLQQLSDVIEHRNEETLDIKPFISESLSMTEEFNPKAHMVTQKRFWQQIYHFLQENDVLLAEQGTPFFGSAAIPLPNNTTYVAQPLWGSIGYTLPALLGTQLANLSRRNILIIGDGSFQLIVQELSTILRQNLNPIIFLINNNGYTVERAIHGQNEPYNDIQMWEYTKLAKVFGTEEKSQTFKVQNETELQEVLTKISIDKNQLTFVEIVMSQGDQPELLAKLGKRFGQQNS; encoded by the coding sequence ATGATTCACTTGAAAACTCAATATACTGTAAGTACATATTTATTAGACCGACTAAGCGAATTAGGAATTGAGCATATTTTTGGTATCCCTGGTGATTATAATTTGGCTTTTTTAGATTATGTACTCGCACATAAAAATTTAGAGTGGATTGGCAATTGTAATGAATTAAATGCGGCATATGCTGCAGATGGATATGCTCGTATAAAAGGAATAGCAGCTCTTATTACCACCTTTGGCGTTGGAGAATTAAGCGCCATAAATGGCATTGCTGGCTCATATGCAGAAAACGTACCAGTTATAAAAATTACAGGTACACCACCAACAACAGTAATGGAAAATGGAGAGCTAGTTCATCATACGTTAGGTGATGGAAAGTTCAATCATTTTTCCAAAATGTATCGAGAAATCACTATTGCACAAACTAATTTAACCCCAGAGCATGCAGTCGAGGAAATTGACCGTGTGTTACGTGCATGTTGGAATGAAAAACGTCCTGTTCATATTAATTTACCTATTGATGTGTATAATAAACCAATTAATAGACCTGCAGAACCAATTTTACATAAACCGATTTTAAGTAATAAAGAAACACTGGATAAAATGCTTCTACATGCCATTTCAAAAATAAATAGCGCAAAGAAACCTATTATTTTAGCTGATTTTGAAGTAGATCGTTTTCATGCAAAAGAATATTTATATCAATTTGTAGAAAAAACGGGGTTTCCTATTGCAACGTTAAGTATGGGAAAAGGAATATTTCCAGAAAAACACCCTCAATTTATAGGGGTTTATGTTGGTGATGTAAGTCCTCCATACTTGCGTAAAAGAATTGATGAATCTGACTGTATTATTAGTATTGGCGTGAAGTTAACTGATACTATTACAGGTGGCTTCACACAAGGTTTTACGAAAGAACAAGTTATTGAAATTCATCCCTACACTGTGAAAATTACAGATAAAAAATACGGGCCAGTTGTAATGAAAGATGTTTTACAACAGTTAAGTGATGTAATTGAGCATCGAAATGAAGAAACGCTTGATATTAAGCCATTTATTTCAGAATCTCTATCTATGACAGAAGAGTTCAATCCAAAAGCACACATGGTTACACAAAAACGTTTTTGGCAACAAATATACCATTTCTTACAAGAAAACGACGTCTTACTTGCAGAGCAAGGAACACCTTTCTTTGGTAGTGCCGCTATCCCTTTACCAAACAACACTACATATGTAGCGCAACCATTATGGGGATCGATCGGCTATACGTTACCTGCTCTACTTGGTACACAGCTCGCTAATTTATCGCGGCGCAACATTTTAATTATTGGTGATGGTTCTTTTCAATTAATTGTCCAAGAATTATCAACTATACTACGTCAAAATTTAAACCCAATTATATTTTTAATTAACAACAATGGTTATACTGTTGAACGTGCAATTCATGGTCAAAACGAACCGTATAATGACATACAAATGTGGGAGTACACAAAACTAGCGAAAGTATTCGGAACAGAAGAAAAAAGCCAAACATTTAAAGTACAAAATGAAACAGAGTTACAAGAAGTCTTAACTAAAATAAGTATTGATAAGAATCAACTTACCTTTGTTGAAATTGTAATGAGCCAAGGGGATCAGCCTGAATTGTTAGCTAAGCTTGGGAAGAGATTCGGCCAGCAAAATTCTTAA
- a CDS encoding SGNH/GDSL hydrolase family protein translates to MVHNKGGIHMWKRFVAIGDSFTEGIGDEVEGIALKSWVDHFVQLCVNDIEYANFAKRGLVTKEIRSQQLEKALTFNPDLVSLIAGANDVLKGRWNHYAYKEDMKCMIDTLSKTGADIMIANLPDFTVRLPFSTEKKQVLKEQLLEANEVILSLSREYKLHHIDFWNHHVVNDNTLWSKDFIHPNSKGYVKVAELIFSSLPVHDASK, encoded by the coding sequence ATGGTTCATAATAAAGGGGGAATACATATGTGGAAGCGATTTGTAGCGATTGGTGATAGTTTTACAGAGGGGATAGGGGATGAAGTTGAGGGTATAGCATTAAAAAGCTGGGTAGATCATTTTGTCCAACTGTGTGTAAACGATATAGAATATGCTAATTTTGCAAAGCGTGGGTTAGTAACGAAAGAAATTCGCTCGCAACAATTGGAAAAGGCGTTAACTTTTAATCCAGATTTGGTTAGCCTCATTGCAGGTGCAAACGACGTATTAAAAGGACGTTGGAATCATTATGCATATAAGGAAGATATGAAATGTATGATAGATACATTAAGTAAAACAGGTGCCGATATTATGATAGCAAACCTTCCAGATTTTACAGTCAGACTTCCATTTTCTACAGAAAAAAAACAAGTGTTAAAAGAACAATTATTAGAGGCAAATGAAGTTATACTTTCATTGAGCAGAGAGTATAAGCTTCATCATATTGACTTTTGGAATCATCATGTAGTTAATGACAATACGCTTTGGTCTAAGGATTTCATTCATCCAAACTCAAAAGGATATGTAAAAGTTGCTGAACTGATCTTTAGTAGTTTGCCTGTACATGATGCTTCTAAATAA
- the spoIISB gene encoding stage II sporulation protein SB produces MAEISVKKSSFFKEKKEEPNTDFSLVKGALTENINRLEKLMNNGTSKYMRAKKEKENA; encoded by the coding sequence ATGGCTGAAATTAGTGTGAAAAAGTCTTCATTTTTTAAAGAAAAAAAAGAAGAACCAAATACAGATTTCTCTCTTGTGAAAGGTGCATTAACGGAAAATATAAATCGGTTAGAGAAATTAATGAATAATGGTACTTCAAAATATATGAGAGCAAAAAAAGAGAAAGAAAATGCATAG
- the pepD gene encoding beta-Ala-His dipeptidase, which produces MYSTLEQLTKHPVFYHFAEISKIPRGSGNEKEISDFLVGFAKERNLEVIQDEALNVIIKKEATAGYENVPAIIIQGHMDMVCEKNQATVHDFDKDPIELRIIGDMLYANQTTLGADNGIAVAYALALLDSKDIPHPALEVVITTEEETTMGGAFAVDSNHFEGKIFINIDSEEDHKLLVSSAGGAKAVETIPVIWDEAPANMDAYRLYVGGLKGGHSGMEIDKQRGNANKVLGRVLHDLSVNIQFDISEVHGGLKTNAIPRESVATILLCQEDVEKVEEKLESWTRVLQEEMRAVDPDVHVTLTKLDEKVEKVFAKETQKQLISSLFLIPNGIQSMSMDIKGLVESSTNLGVIETLQDEIKLRNEVRSSVSSLKQHIADEIKCIAELVGATFEIESEYPEWPYNPNSQIRNLFEKVHQEKYNKDVEIFAVHAGIECSVFVQKMPELDAISFGPDIFNVHTPDEHISISSVVNNWGFFVDVMKGTKELAK; this is translated from the coding sequence ATGTATTCTACTTTAGAACAATTAACAAAGCACCCTGTATTTTATCATTTTGCAGAAATTTCAAAGATTCCTAGAGGATCAGGTAATGAAAAAGAAATTAGTGATTTTTTAGTTGGCTTTGCGAAAGAGCGTAATTTAGAAGTGATTCAAGATGAAGCATTAAATGTCATTATTAAAAAAGAAGCAACTGCTGGTTATGAAAATGTACCAGCTATTATTATTCAAGGTCATATGGATATGGTTTGCGAAAAAAATCAAGCAACCGTACATGATTTTGATAAAGATCCAATTGAATTACGAATTATTGGGGACATGTTATATGCAAATCAAACGACTTTAGGAGCTGATAATGGTATTGCAGTTGCATATGCATTAGCTTTATTAGATTCAAAAGACATTCCGCATCCAGCACTAGAAGTAGTTATTACTACTGAAGAAGAAACGACAATGGGCGGAGCTTTCGCTGTTGATTCAAATCATTTTGAAGGAAAGATTTTTATTAATATTGATTCTGAAGAAGATCATAAATTACTTGTAAGTAGCGCAGGTGGTGCAAAAGCTGTTGAAACGATTCCAGTAATTTGGGATGAAGCACCAGCGAATATGGATGCATACCGTTTATATGTTGGCGGTCTAAAAGGCGGACATTCTGGTATGGAAATTGATAAACAACGTGGTAATGCGAACAAAGTATTAGGACGAGTATTACATGATTTATCAGTAAATATTCAATTTGATATAAGTGAAGTTCACGGTGGATTAAAAACGAATGCAATTCCGCGTGAAAGTGTAGCTACAATTTTATTATGTCAAGAAGATGTAGAGAAGGTAGAAGAAAAGTTAGAATCATGGACACGAGTATTACAAGAAGAAATGCGTGCTGTTGATCCAGATGTTCATGTTACACTTACAAAATTAGATGAGAAAGTAGAAAAAGTATTTGCTAAAGAAACACAAAAGCAACTTATTTCATCATTATTCTTAATTCCGAACGGCATTCAAAGTATGAGCATGGATATTAAAGGTCTAGTAGAAAGCTCAACAAATTTAGGTGTTATTGAAACGTTGCAAGATGAAATTAAATTACGTAACGAAGTGAGAAGCTCTGTAAGTAGTTTAAAACAACATATTGCAGATGAGATTAAATGTATTGCGGAATTAGTTGGCGCAACATTTGAAATCGAGTCAGAGTATCCAGAATGGCCATACAATCCGAATTCACAAATTCGTAATTTATTTGAAAAAGTGCATCAAGAAAAATACAATAAAGATGTTGAAATCTTCGCTGTACACGCTGGGATTGAATGTAGTGTATTCGTTCAAAAGATGCCTGAATTAGATGCAATTTCATTCGGTCCAGATATATTCAATGTCCATACTCCAGATGAACATATTAGTATTTCTTCTGTTGTGAATAACTGGGGATTCTTCGTTGATGTAATGAAAGGTACGAAAGAATTAGCTAAATAA
- a CDS encoding MarR family winged helix-turn-helix transcriptional regulator gives MTQHKEEQMNEALALFYFAYKTFTEKPDEIIKEYGIQRVHHRILFFIARFPGVSVNELLSLLEISKQALHGPLRQLVEKSLIESNEATHDRRVKQLSLTEKGADLEKKLSDVQRQQMGAIFSKFGESCEENWHQVMNEMAHSRSGFDAWISKREVAIDQK, from the coding sequence ATGACACAACATAAAGAAGAACAGATGAATGAAGCGTTAGCCTTATTTTACTTTGCATATAAAACATTTACTGAAAAGCCAGATGAAATTATAAAAGAGTATGGTATTCAAAGAGTACATCACCGAATTTTATTTTTTATCGCACGCTTTCCGGGAGTAAGTGTAAATGAGTTATTATCACTACTAGAAATAAGTAAACAAGCTCTTCACGGACCATTACGACAACTTGTGGAAAAGAGCTTAATTGAGAGTAATGAAGCTACACATGATCGCCGTGTGAAACAGTTATCTTTAACAGAAAAAGGTGCCGATTTAGAAAAGAAACTGAGTGATGTACAAAGACAACAAATGGGTGCTATTTTTTCAAAATTTGGTGAATCGTGTGAAGAAAATTGGCATCAAGTTATGAATGAAATGGCACATAGCCGATCAGGTTTTGATGCTTGGATATCGAAAAGGGAAGTTGCAATCGATCAAAAATAA
- a CDS encoding DUF5065 family protein → MKFLRQSTIIGALTVGGFLFSNTIGTLPPASAESQPTQKESRFLDTWRWQNYFLLHHNADFIEELAVGDLKHGDTFDVTIYTGGKDTGIVKIYQLSGNENDEINLHRYKTIYDSGLKHNYGRFVTPITKAYNPGTYVAVMKLGENYYYGGSFKISK, encoded by the coding sequence ATGAAATTTTTAAGGCAATCAACAATTATTGGCGCATTGACTGTTGGAGGATTTTTATTTTCAAATACAATTGGTACGCTCCCACCTGCCTCTGCTGAATCGCAACCTACACAAAAAGAATCACGATTTTTAGATACTTGGCGATGGCAAAACTATTTTTTATTACATCATAATGCAGATTTTATAGAAGAGTTAGCAGTTGGTGACTTAAAGCATGGAGATACATTCGATGTTACTATATATACTGGTGGTAAGGATACTGGTATTGTAAAAATATATCAATTGAGTGGAAATGAAAATGATGAAATAAACTTGCATAGATATAAAACCATTTATGACTCTGGTTTAAAACATAATTATGGTAGATTTGTAACACCTATTACTAAGGCCTATAATCCTGGAACATATGTAGCTGTTATGAAACTTGGAGAAAATTATTATTATGGGGGCAGCTTTAAAATCTCAAAATAA